A segment of the Capricornis sumatraensis isolate serow.1 chromosome 8, serow.2, whole genome shotgun sequence genome:
cagtgtcagactttattttttgggctccaagaaaatagtgtttgcttttttgtgttaTGCACTAAAGAAATTGTGAGAGAAAGGATAATTCTATTGAAGTTGTACTACTGAGAGTTAAACAGGCAAGCTGAGAGTTTCTCTTCTGTCTGTGTAACAGGAGAGcttctccctgatggctcagattataacgagtttgatccctggattggggagattccctggagaaggaaatggcaacccatttcaatattcttgtctggagaattccatggacagatgagcctggcaggttacaatccatcgGGTcgaagggttggacatgactgagtgactaacacttttttcctcccctcccctccacccaaaTCAGTGTGAAAGCATGGGCTGTCTGGGTAGTTacaaaaaccagaaagaaaatttaCTAATTTTATTAACTCCATCCCCCACTCTTTTACACAACCTCCCTATAAACAAACACAGAGATAGACATACACAGGTGGCCTTCAAATCTTCTGTTTTGTGAAATCAAAACATCTTCTGCAGGGCATGCAAGTATTttcatatactttatatattaatttatgttAAATTTCATGATAAGGTTATAAAACATAGACCAGTGCTCTCCTGAACATTAACTTAATCCACATATGAAgactgagaagaaagaaaggccCAAGTATGCGAAATAATCTTTGGACAGAATGTGTCACATAGAAGAAACCAGAAGAGGAAAGTGAACACATATAAAGTTAACCAGACCAGTCCAGGAAAGAGAGTCTCCTCTTTCCCAATCCAATTAAGAATTTCCACCAGTCtgtggagagagaaaaattagTGCACAATCCTAGTGCCTAGACTTGAAGTGTGTTATATATCACTATGCTTAAGTTAATGGTAAACAGGGGATACTTTTCTTTCCATATTATATaaggctttttattatttttaattagagaactctttgtgaccccatggactgcagcacgccaggccttcctgtccttcaccatctcccagagcttgctcagacatGTGTccattgaatatttaaaattttatgtgaatCTATAGTTACCAGATGTTAAATTCCCAGAAGCAGAAAAAGGAGCAATATGAGCAAGATGTTTCCAAGATAAAACTGACAATAAATGGCAATTATGTATAACTTGTATGACGAAAGACCATGAACTGCATGAAAGTGATACAACTTACAGAATTTAGGGCTGTTCTGTGTAGTTAATACATAAATTTGTTGCAGTTTAGTGGCAAagtcccggagaaggcaatggcaccccactccagtactcttgcctggaaaatcccatggacagaggagcctggtgggcttcagtccatggggtcacgaagagtcagacacgactgagcaacttcactttcacttttcactttcatgcattggagaaggaaatggcaacccactctagtgttcttgcctggagaatcgcagggatgggggagcctggtggggtgccgtctatggggtcacacagagtcggacacgactgaagcaaattagcagcagcagcagtggcaaagtcctgtcagactctttgcaactccatgaactgtagcctgccagggtcctctgtccatgagatttccgaggcaagaatattggagtgggttgtcatttcctcctccaggggatgttctccTCCCAAGAAGTGAAGCCGAGTCTTCCGCATCAGcagctgaattctttactgctgagccaccagggaaacccgtgTTTATTATATAAGCAGTATAGCATTAATGGTATAGAGATAAAAATGTGTTGGTCTGCTTCTATAAAAATTGTTGGTATTGAACATGATCATTTGAATCTTGTTGATGAATCTTATCATAAGTTTCTGCAGTAACTTTCCATTTGGTCTTTTTGTTTGATCAACACaggtttgaaatatttttattattttcattatatcaaatgaaatgaaagtgaaaatagcaTTGGAGAGATCTAGCTGAAAGTAATACAATCTCACAGGAAAGGTAGAAGCTTAATGTGTAGAAGAAAATTGCTGAGAAGGCCTTACACATACCCACAATTACCTGGAGGCAATATACTACTTTGAGTGAAATCACAGTTCCTGAAGCCAGACATTCTAGCCTCTGTCTTTATTATGTTTGGAACTGTGTGCATTTCCTCTAAGTAAACTGAGCTTCAGTTGACTCATCTTTCAAACAGAAACAATGCTAGGGCTTGCCTTGAGAGAATAGCATAAATATTAAAGACAGTTACCTAATATAAAGTGCTGGGCacagtgtttgatttttttacaCTATCTCAATAATAACATGTTATTATTCTATGATTGCCATCATAATTGTCCTTGTTGTTGTCTGTATTTTTTTGTACCACACTGGAGCTTCTTGAATTCTCAAAGTCTTTGACTTTAATCTTGATATTTCTCCATACATAGTCAATATAACACAAACTCAAAGGAATTAGCCTGAAGAAAATTTGGGGAAATTATTGTATGGGGAAATTACATTGAATTTCCAAAAATTTGAACAGTAAAACTAAAACATTGTGTATCTCAGCAAAGCAAACTTTTACTTCCAATATGAGACCTGACACTGGTCTATTCATCTACATTTTCCACTGTACAGGATTTTCCTCAGGGCCAGTTTGACAACCTTATTCTGCAAACTGTAGATTAAAGGATTTAGCATGGGCACAATGCAGGTATAAAACACAGAAGACACTTTCCCTTGGTCCATGGGGCTCACAGATGATGGCTGCAGGTACATGAATGCTGCAGATCTGTAGAAAGCAGCAACAGCCAAGATGTGGGAACTGCAAGTGCTGAAGGCTTTGGACCTGCCCTTCATGGAGTAGATGTGGAAGGTTTTGTAGAGGATGAAGATGTAGGAGGTAAGAATAGTTAAGGCAGGAATCAGGACGTTGAAAGAACTGTGGACTAGAGCCAATAATTTGTTGAAATAGATGCTAGAACAGGATAGCTCCATGAGTGGAAAAACATCACAGAAATAATGGTTAATCACATTGGCTTTGTAGAAATAGAATCTCAACATAAGGCAAATATGGAATGTCGAATGAGTGAGGCACAAGATATAACCTGCTGCTGTGAGCTGGAAGCACCTATAATTAGACATGATGGCATTATAAAGCAAGGGGTTACAGATGGCAACATAACGTTCATATGCCATTTCAGCCAACATATAACTCTCtgcaataataaaaagaagaaagaaatagagcTGAGTTATGCATTCAGGGTAGGAGATGATGTTCTTCTCTGTCACAAAGTTCACCAGCATTTTGGGAGCAATGACAGTGGACGGACAGAGATAAATAAAGGACAAATTGCTGAGGAAATAATACATGGGGGTGTTCAGGAGAGAACAGAGCCCAATCAGTATGATCACGCCCAGGTTCCCCACCACCATGACCACGTAGATTCttaagaagaggaggaaaaggggcagcTGGAGTTGTGGTTGTTCTGTGAGCCCAGCGAGAATGAACTCAATCACTGAGGAGTGATTTGCAGGGTCCATTTTGTTCTCAGCAGGTtctaagtttaaagaaaaaaggaaaatgagtgtatgtgtgtgtgtgggggggggggtggtggatgTGAGAGGCAGAGAGTAATTCTGCAGGGATCATTCGTTATCCCTCATCAAAGGACAAACATAATGAAGGGAATTCTCCAGTATATCCTGCTACTGTAGAACAATCATTCTGGTTGAGCTAGAATAGAAATTGTAAACTTAAAGAACTTTATAATTATGATACTTCATAATGTTTAAGAGACACAagaatttatgaatttttaaagtcaGCCAAAAGGAATGTTCTAGTATTATTTCTGAGTACTCATCTTTCCTCCAAGTTTCtatgtttatatattaatatcatgCATGTCGAATAGTgtagatttttcctttcatttataataaataatagtaatgTATATTTTCTATAATTAATGCAGAGAAGATTCACAAGTCTGTGGAAAGTAGTTATATTAGCCGGGATTGTCTTTAGTAATATCTCaactgaaaaatctgaaaaatagttTCATTTCACCTGAGATCTGATGCTTTAATGTCTGAGCTTCCTTTTCCCTGGAATTTGACCCAAGAGGGCAGAAATATAACTGCTTGGCAGACATTTTATATCTCAATATACCTTTTACAACAAAGACAAACATCCCTATCATCAGACCCACCCTGAGCTGACAGTCATAAAAGTGGAAGCACAGACTAAATAACCACGTACATAGCAGATATTCTTTAGGACACATCTAATGGGTAGTTGGATTCAATGTACTTCTAATATCTTCATTCTAATGGATCCTGATTATGTTAGACAATAGGGGATCAAATCCTTAGCTCAACCCCATTCTTGCTATGGAGTCTTGAGACAATATGTCTACTCTCCAACTCTCTGAAAAAATAGATATACTAAAATCCACCTTCTGTGTAAATTCAGATAAATGATTCCCGTGAGGTGCTTACCACAGTCCCATACCATTGGTAAGAACTGGATTCTGTCAatgttattttagttttaatCTATTAAGTTGCTTTCCATTATATCTTTTGTCTCAGTGGCATTTTCATTCCTTCTATGGTGGctgggattttttatttttttcattaagacattttcttgtttctccttTCTACCTAAATACATACCATATCTAAATACATTACCATAcagaaatttgaaattattattaaatattaacctCTTAAATACAATATTTTCCAAGGTTgccaaataaaatttgaataaatgTCTATCATTCAATGATTTATTTCACCCAATaacaaaatctttcatttttatatcccACCAGGTATCACATCATTTAATGATGACACAAAACAGCATTTGATAGAATTTCTTTTATGACTCGTcatatttctttatcttctttcacACATTCCCAGTGTATCTGATGAAATCTATTCAATAGTTAGGGTCCTTAAGTTAAGGGCTTTAATAATGGAAACCCAGTTAATAAGACCATTTTCTATGTGCTGAGGAATACCCTTCTTATGTTTATATTTAGAACATGCTAAATCTTTATCAATTATTATGAGTTACTTATTGGCTTTTCTTCTATACTAGACTGTAAACTCAATGCAATGCTTGGCACAATATCTTACATACAGCTAtcaataaatatgatttttaataaaattattgaaaGGATTGTAGTGATAATTTAACATAGACTCCAACACAAGTGAAGGAAACTCTCACACTGCCTGAGCTGAAgtgagtaaacaaataaatactggCCATACATTTATCCAGTGGGAACAGAGAGATGGTAAGGGAAACTTTGCTCCTCAGAGAGTGTTGATATTAGAGTGAGGACagatagagacagaaaaataGCTACTCGCACCTCTTAATGCACTGTGAGGAAGCTAAAACAGAGATAGAGATCCAACCTTTTAAAGTCTAGGACTGGGATTCAAATACATCCCTCTTGCTCCCAAAAACATCTTCTGCTCTATTTCTCTGAAGGCAAAAATGGTTCTGGTGATGCTGGTAGACAGTTCTGAGTACTAACCTTGCTGGACTCTTTGTTGTCATAGGGTCATAACCTAGAAGAGTCTGTGGTACCAATTTTGAATCACTGGTCCTGACCTCTGTTGAATTCGATGGTTCTCTGCAATGGTTGGTTAATATGAATGGAGATTTATACTCTGAGTATTGATGCTAAGAGTCAGATGAGGAACAAATAATGCTAATGATCTCCAGTTAGGATCAAAACCCACAAGTATCAACTCTTGGGAAAAGTTACAATAGCAATTCCCTTTTCTCCCATGGACTCTCAAATGTTTAATAGTGTCATATAGTTGcaatttattgtttttgttagaTTATTGGTTGGAAACAAGGATGTGATAGATCTCATTAGAGCTCCAGTGAATTTCATGTGAAGCTGTCTAAGAATTCAAAATTTTAGGAAATTTTTAAGACATGCATTAAAGGAACACTCTAAAGTGATTTCACACAAGCAATCAGGAAAAAATCTTTGTGTGCAATATTTGAACTATTATTTTCTCATTGACCTATATTAACTGTATTTAGGTGCCATGATGTATTTATAAAACAGTAGtacttgaaatattttaacaTGCAACTGGTTATTAGCATAACCCCATGAATAGTTCCTGAAGAAATATCATAAGTTGATGACTTTAACTAACTctataaataaaagcaatattgAGGAACAATATAGAGATCTGTcacttattataaaaaaaaaaaggttactaGATATTGTTTCCTTAAAGTATAGAGTAATAAAAAAATCATGTTCTGGTTCAAGGAGGCAATCTAAGAAGATCTGCAACTCTGACTGCAACAATATAGGTCATATTTTCTCCTTATCTTGAAACCAAATTTATTGAACTATAATTTACTTGTGGTAAAACTCAACAGAGCAAGAATTTCCTCAATGTCAATAGAGGTGAAGTGCTTTTCTGTTCTGGGTATGGGAACCATGGTATTCTAGACTGGAGTTTTCAAGTTTTAGATATCACTGTATCTCCAGATTTGTTATGTTGCCCCATCAGATAACAACTACACATATTATATTTTAACACATGTATGCTACATGTTTGAAACCAAGCATTTTCTTTCAAGGATATTGGGTTGTTGGCTTTATTTAATGACTTAAGAAATAAGGTGTTCACAAGTTATATTACCTAACTGGGGTTTGATAGAGAAGCTACTTAAGTTCATGCTTCTAAATTTCTGTATAGAAATAATTTAGGATATCATCAGTTTTATTGCAGATCTTAGAAGAACtctttaaacataaatttaattgattttgatggggaaacagtggaaagagtgtcagattttatttgggaggggggttccaaaatcactgcagatggtgactacacccatgaaattaaaagacgcttactccttggaaggaaagttatgaccaacctagatagcgtattccaaagcagaaacattactttgtcaacaaaggtccagctagtcagggctatggtttttccagtagtcatgtgtggatgtgagagttggactgtgaagaaagctgagcaccaaagaattgatgcttttgaactgtggtgttggagaagactcttgagagtcccttggcctgcagggagatccaaccagtccattctaaaggagatcagtcctgggtgttcattggaaggactggtgctaaagctgaaactccaaaactttgtccacctcatgcgaagagttgactcattggaaaagactctgatgctgggagggattggggacaggaggaaaaggggacgacagaggatgagatggctggatggcatcaccgactcgatggatgtgagtttgagtgaactccgggagttggtgatggacagggaggcctggcgtgctgtgattcatggggtcacaaagagtcagacaagactgagcaactgaactgaactgaactgaactgaactgaaaaaagcaTTAAGGGGTTCTTAACTCAGATTTTAAGCTCTGGTAAGGATTTTGAAGAGAACCAAACATCCAACAATGTAATAAGAAAAGACTAGATCTAAAATAGCATGCTTATGTCTGGTCACAAAAACTTTCTCTCAAGGATTTTCATCATGGCAACATCGACATCTGTATTCCTGAGGCTGGAGAACAGGGGATTCAGTATGGGCAGAGCAATAGGATGAAACACAGAGGACACTTTCCCTTAGTCCATGGAGCTCACAGATGATGGATGCAGATTCATGAGTGTTAGAGATCCATAAAAAATAGTAACAGCTGAGATGTGCGAGCTGCATGTGTTGAAGGTTTTGGACCTGTCGTCTGTGGACCAAATGTGGATGATGCTGGAAATTATGAAAATGAAGGAGCTAAGGATGGGCAGGATGGGGACagggatgttcagttcagttcagtcactccatcgtgtctgactctttgcgaccccatgaattgcagcacaccaggcctccctgtccatcacccactcctggagttcactcagactcatgtccatagagtcagtgatgccatccagccatctcatccttggtcgtccccttctcctcctgcccccaatccctcccaacatcagagtttttttcaatgagtcaactcttcacatgaggtggccaaagtattgcagtttcagctttagcatcattccttccaaagaaaccccagggctgatctccttcagaatggactggctggatctccttgcagtctaagagactctcaagagtcttctccaacaccacagttcaaaagcatcaattcttcggtgctcagctttcttaacagtccaactttcacatccacacatgactactggaaaaaccatagccttgactagatggaccttagtcagcaaagtaatgtctctgcttttgagtatactatctaggttggtcataacttttcttccaaggagtatgcatcttttaatttcatggctgcagtcaccatctgaagtgattctagagcccccaaaattagtctgacactgtttccactgtatccccatctatttcccatgaagtgatgggaccggatgccatgatcttcgttttctgaatgttgagctttaatccaactttttcactctcctctttcactttcatcaagaggctttttagttcctcttcactttctgccataagggtggtgtcatctgcatatctgaggttattgctatttctcccagcaatcttgattccagctagtccttcctccagcccagtgtttctcatgatgtactctgcatataagttaaataagcagctttgctggagcagccatgaaaagatatcccacatccaaggtaagagaaatccaaggaAGACAGTAGGTGCTAAGAGAAGgtatcagagggtagacagactgCACCACAATCagagacaactagccaatctgatcgcatggaccacagccttgtctaactcagtgaaactaagccatgccatgtggggccacccaagatggacaggtcatgatggacaggtctgacagaatgttgtccactggagaagggaatggcaaaccacttcagtattcttgccttgagaaccccgtgaatagtatgcaaaggcaaaaaaaaaagacaggacactgaaagaaaaactccccaggttggtaggtgcccgatatcgtactggagatcagtggagaaataactccagaaagaatgaagggatggagccaaaccaaaaataacacccagttgtggatgggactggtgacaaAAGCAAGTTCTGATGCTATTAAAGCactgttgcataggaacctggaatattaggtccatggatcaaggcaaattataaatggtcaaacaggagatggaaagagtgaacattgacattctaggaatcagcgaactaaaatggactggaatgggtgaatttaactcagatgaccattaactCAGATGCCccattactgtgggcaggaatcccttaaaagaaatggagtagccatcatagtcaacaaaagagtctgaaatgcagtatttggatgcaatctcaaaaacgacagaatgatctctgttcatttccaaggcaaaccgttcaacatcacagtaatccaagtctatgccccaacgagtaatgctgaagaagctgaacttgaacggttctatgaagacctacaagaccttttagaacaaacacccccaaaagatgtccttttcattataggggactggaatgcaaaagtagaaagtcaagaaatacctggaataacaggcaaatttggccttggagtacagaatgaagcagggcaaaagctaatagagttctgccaagagaacccactggtcatagcaaacaccctcttccaacaacacaaaagattctatacatggacattaccagatggtaaacactgaaatcagatttattgattagctccagtaattttctggtggtgtcctGAGggttctatgtagaggatcatatcatctgcaaacagtgagttttacttcttatcCAATTTGGACTTCATTTATTCCTCTttcttctgattgctgtggctaaaacttccaaaactatgttgaatagtagtggttagaatggacacccttgtcttgttcctgtctttaggggaaatgctttcaatttttcaccagtgaggataatatttgctgtgggtttatcatatatggctttttattacgttgaggtatgttccctctctgccttctttctggagggtttttgcCATAAATGGATAtcgaattttgtcaaagactttctctgcatctattgaggtaatcatatggtttttatctttcaatttgttaatgtggtgtaatCACATTGATAGATTTgcgaatattgaagaatctttgcaaccctgggataaagtccacttggtcaagatgtatgatctttttcatattttgttggattctgtttgctagaattttgctgaggatttttgcatctatgttcagcagtgatattggcctatagttttcatttttgtatgtcatctttgtctggttttggtattaggatgatggtggcctcatagaatgagtttgacaGTTTACactcctctgcaattttctggaagagtttgagtagaataggtgttagctcttctttaaacttttggtagaattcacctgtgaagccatctggtcctgggcttttgtttgttggaagatttttgttaCAGTTTCGATTCcagtgcttgtgatggatctgttaagattttctatttcttcctggttcagttttggaaggttatacttttctaagaatttgtccatttcttccaagttgtctattttattggcatatagttgctgatagtagtcttttatgatcctttgtatttctgtgttatctgtcgtgatttctccattttcattcctaattcttgatgagtctggctaatggcttctctattttatttatcctctccaAAAACTAGCcttctaataaaaatttatttattttaattggaggctaattactttacaatattgtattggttttgccatgcatagacaggaatccaccacaggtgtacacgtgttccccatcctaaacccccctacctcttccctccccataccatccttctgcatcatcccagtgcaccagccccgaatatcctgtatcatgcatcgaacctggactggtgatttgtttcacatacgatattatacaagtttcagtgccattctcccaaatcatcccaccctcgccctctcccacagagtccaaaagactattttatacatttgtgtctcttttgctgtctcacatacaggatttcgttaccatctttctaaattccatatatatgcgttagtatactgtattggtgtttttctttctggcttgcttcactctgtataacaggctccagtttcatccacctcattagaactgattcaaatgtattctttttaatggctgagtaatactccattgtgtatatgtaccacagctttgttatccattcatctgctgatggacatctaggttgcttccatgtcctggctattatacacagtgctgtgatgaacattggagtacacgtgcctctttcaattctggtttcctctttgtatatgcccagcagttggattgctgggtcataaggcagttctatttccagctttttaaggaatctccacactgttctccataatgactatactagtttgcattcccaccaacagtgtaagagggttcccttttctccacaccctctccagcatttattgcttgtagatttttggataacagctattctgactggcatgaaatggtacctcattgtgtttttgatttgcatatctctgataatgagtgacgttgagcatcttttcatgtgtttgttagccacctgtatgtcttctttggagaaatgtctgtttagttctttggcccattttttgattggatcgtttatttttctggaattgagctgcaggagttgcttgtatatttttgagattagttgtttgtcagttgcttcatttgctattattttctcccattctgaaggctgtcttttcaccttgcttacagtttcctttcttgtgcagaagcttttaattttaattaggttccattttgtttatttttgcttttatttccaatattctgggaggtgggtcataaaggatcttgctgtgatgtatgtcagagagtgttttgcctatgttctcctttaggagttttacagtttcttgtcttacatttagatcttcagtcgattttgaatttatttttgtgtatggtgttagaaagtgttctcgcttcattcttttacaagtcaaaaaccagctcttagttttgctgatttttgctatagtctcctttgtttctctttcatttatttctgccctaattatCTTAATGTTACCAGgacaacagattttaaaataatgaagtaaaattaattaaccatgtataaaaatacaattattttaattgtaaatagtaaatataaatatttattcaaaagtcAAATCTATATATAGTTGATTTGAAGTTTTGGTGTAAGAATTCAGAATATTGATGtaattattaatttttgagatCCTCAGTATTAAACACTCTAGTTGCTAggttaaatatataaagaaacattttattaggcacttttgtttcttattccttctatttttatattccattttgtattttcttgtatatttttattttttgtttcaaaatcagaaaattggAAATAGTCTAACATTTAACTGAATCAAATTAAATTGGACACTCAAGTGTGGAGAGATATTATAGTTAAAACATATCagtttaattattattatcagtTTACACTTGCATGCGTTAGTGTTTCtcaattttgaata
Coding sequences within it:
- the LOC138083922 gene encoding putative olfactory receptor 8G3, with protein sequence MDPANHSSVIEFILAGLTEQPQLQLPLFLLFLRIYVVMVVGNLGVIILIGLCSLLNTPMYYFLSNLSFIYLCPSTVIAPKMLVNFVTEKNIISYPECITQLYFFLLFIIAESYMLAEMAYERYVAICNPLLYNAIMSNYRCFQLTAAGYILCLTHSTFHICLMLRFYFYKANVINHYFCDVFPLMELSCSSIYFNKLLALVHSSFNVLIPALTILTSYIFILYKTFHIYSMKGRSKAFSTCSSHILAVAAFYRSAAFMYLQPSSVSPMDQGKVSSVFYTCIVPMLNPLIYSLQNKVVKLALRKILYSGKCR